The genomic region TCGTATTTCATAGTATATTATTACGGCTAAATCCATATATAGCTTAATTAGTGCTATACCTTGAGTTGAATTCGCCGGCATCGGAGACCGGAAACAAGAAAATCCGGCGACAATCTTGGGCTACTTATACACCCTCGCTATAATTACTTGCATGTGAGTCCCGTAAGTGTGGATTTTATTTCCATACAATTTCACCTCCTTTATTATTTTCTAATGTTTACCtaaaatataaaatcaataaTGAGTAATTTGATTCTAATATAGGATTTGCATCGTTCAAGTTTTAAATTCAAAGGCATTTTAGGTTTTTGAAAAGTTAATTGTATATTAAtactaattcaaaattttaatttatatgctgattgagtcttaactcagtTGGTATTAATATTGTTGCCAATGCAATGGATTCGAGTATGCTAAaacgcattatcctcttatttaagggtTGGAGAGGAGTTATGGGTAGTTCTAGACAttttatcaaaaaaataaaaactaaaaattgtgATGCTACACTCACATAAAaggaattaaaaaataaaaaatcttaatttaaatattttattatatacattATTATCTTTACTTTTTTAAACCCCTATTAAAATTTGGTGTTATTGTGCCAAGTAATACCAACTCAGAATTAATTTAAAACCTATTcccttattaaatatttttttttggtgaataaCATGATAAAGCTCAAATAACAAGCACGATTAATGCAATTTAAACCCAGATTTTATCTGGGGTGGTGAACACCCTTAACCATCATGTCAAcacattaaatattaattaatttaaattatgtatttatatgGCCTGGCATTatctaatatataaatatttattttatttaccataCCCGTAATTTACATTTTTAGAAATTATCTCCGTATAATAAGGTACCCATATATTGTTAGTCCAATTTTGTCTTTCCAATCCTAGGCACTTTGGTTTTTCTCTATATATACATAGCTTCACTCAAAACTTTCCACCAAGAAAGCTACAGGGCATTCAAAAATGGCTCCCATGGGAGACAATGTTGTTGTTTCTAACGTAAACCTTGAGAAGCTTCTTAGCATGAAAGGAGGCAAAGGTGAAGCCAGCTATGCCAATAATTCCCAAGCTCaggtcttcttcttcttcttcttcttcttcttttttttaatactGAAACTTAAAAAAACTTAAACTATGTGTTTAATATTATCCATGCaggctttacatgctcgttcgaTGCTTCACCTTCTTGAAGAAGCCCTAGACAGTGTTCATTTAAGCTCCCCAGAGGTACCCTTCGTGGTGGTCGATTTGGGGTGTTCCTGCGGCAGCAACACCATCTACATCGTCGACGTCATTATCAAGCACATGGTGAAGCGGTACGAGTCGTCGGGGTACGAACCGCCGGAATTCTCTGCGTTTTTCTCCGATCTTCCTAGTAATGATTTCAACACCCTTTTCCAACTCCTACCTCCGTTAGCAAATAACGGCGGTAGTAGCATGGAAGAATGCTTAGCCTCGAATGGACATCGCTCCTATTTCGCTGCCGGAGTTCCTGGATCCTTTTACCGACGCCTTTTTCCGGCTAGATCCATCGATGTCTTCCATTCCGCGTTTTCATTGCACTGGCTATCACAGGtttattatttttcttctctCATTCCTTCTACTTTCAAGTGTACTAGTTTTTTGGTCATGCCGCTGTATAATACCACGTCTCTAAGCAGGCGCGTATCCCAGCccgtaaatgaaaattttttatttatccaTTTTAAAATGTTATACGAGTAAGGTAGAATTGCATTTCTAActcctaaaaaataaaaatttaatttaatattttaaaaattataatttaattttaatccttaaaaaaattttctagcttTCCCTGTCTTTAAACTATTACATATgtatattatcatatatatatatatcgagaGAGAGAGAGTTTATTCCCGAGGATGATTTCTAAGGTGAAAACAATAGGAGAAAAACATAATCTTCAAGTTAATGTCATTTCATGGTAAAAGAAAATACAAAAGTTTAAGTGATTTTGAATGATCTTTAACCATCCCATTTTGGCCGGCATTGAGTCGGTCAAAAGTGAGTGCACAAAATGATAATagtaagtgtatatatatatatatatatttgtcctATTCCCTCTTTTTGAAACTTGAAAACAATTGGAACCCTAATTTTCTTCAAGATGTTTTGACTATATGTTTAGATTGGAATTAGATTGTGCTTTTTTTCTAATTGGGCCTAGAATATTGTTAATGACtcgtatgattttttttaaaataattaatgtgTGAATCTGATAAAATAATGCATTAAATAAGGTGGTTTCTAGAGGAACGGAAATTTGAATTTCCTGTAATTCGTAGTGGTAGTTGAGAGATTTATCTTTAACTTTTCCCATTCTAAACTTGGGTTagtctatttttttaaaaaaaaagaagactaTTTATATAGAACATAAGGAAATCCAAAAGTACTGTTACAGTCTCGCGTCAatcctattatatatatttgaatgtgcAACACAAGATTAAGACCAGACAAACGTTGCTGTGGTATGTAACATGGGACCCAGATGCCTGAAAGTGTGTTAGACCGAAGATCAACGGCTTACAACAAAGGGAGGGTGTTCATCCACGGTGCAAGCGACAGCTCAGCCAATGCTTACAAGAAACAGTTCCAGACAGACCTGGCTAAGTTCCTGAGAGCAAGATCCATAGAGATGAAGAGGGGTGGGTCCATGTTCCTTGTCTGCTTAGGCAGGACTTCTGTGGACCCCACAGACCAAGGTGGGGCCGGTCTCCTCTTTGGGACCCACTTTCAGGATGCTTGGGATGATCTTGTCCAAGAGGTACCTTTACAGCACTAATATTCACACTAATCACCCATGTTTACTTAAAGCTCTTCACTTTTACATGTGTCAACAGTGCTCCCCAATTGTCCCTAAATTATATCTCACATTATTAGATTCTTTCAATCACATCCTTTCCATTATTTACATTTCACCATAACATTGTCTTTTGGTAGGTTCTAGTTTAAGGTATTTACAAttgaatataatataattttaatgttaAAGAAAAAACAAACATAAGAATTTTAtactttaaaataatatttagaacATTATTTACACATCATATCATTATTAATAAGAAAATTTGTCTAGTTAGCATAAGAGTGTTTTCAGTTATACTGAACTTTCTTATTGATATGTCAACGAAAGCGCATTCAATTAGATAAATTTTTACactctttttaaaaataaattattttcttaaatttttcaaaaaagttaaatttattttatcaattaatGTCTTTTTCGGCATATTTGG from Gossypium arboreum isolate Shixiya-1 chromosome 1, ASM2569848v2, whole genome shotgun sequence harbors:
- the LOC108481923 gene encoding indole-3-acetate O-methyltransferase 1, whose protein sequence is MAPMGDNVVVSNVNLEKLLSMKGGKGEASYANNSQAQALHARSMLHLLEEALDSVHLSSPEVPFVVVDLGCSCGSNTIYIVDVIIKHMVKRYESSGYEPPEFSAFFSDLPSNDFNTLFQLLPPLANNGGSSMEECLASNGHRSYFAAGVPGSFYRRLFPARSIDVFHSAFSLHWLSQMPESVLDRRSTAYNKGRVFIHGASDSSANAYKKQFQTDLAKFLRARSIEMKRGGSMFLVCLGRTSVDPTDQGGAGLLFGTHFQDAWDDLVQEGLISAEKRDNFNIPVYAPSLQDFKEVVEADGSFTINKLEVFKGGSPLVVSRPDDASEVGRALANSCRTVSGVLVDAHIGDKLSEELFLRVESRGTSHAKELLEQLQFFHIVASLSFA